DNA sequence from the Fibrobacter sp. UWB11 genome:
CACGAAATACGCTTTTCCAGGTTCAAGAGCGCTACCACAATCAAAATTGGCAAAGGAATTCTCTCTGAAATACGATTTCAAAGCATCCACCGTATGGTACGGAGTTACTGCAGTATTCAAAAATTCAAAAAATTCCATATTTCCTCGAAAAAATTCAATTAAATTCAATTTGACAATATAATCTATTTATATTTCACGAAAGTAATGGCATTTCAAAAGATAAAACAGATTAACTGGATGGAAATGTCCGGCCTCTTGGTCGGCGTTATTAGCACTGTTGCCATTATGATTTTTTCATTGGTGCTTTACCATTACCTTTTTAACAGAGTTATCAAGGTCAAGGAATATAGGCTCCACAGTACTTTCGAAAAAGCACTCGGCCTTAGACCGGGAACTCGCGTACAGATTAGCGGTGTCGAAGTCGGGCAAATCACCGACATGCAGATTAACGACGATGGCATGGGCGTGCTCATGGAATTTTCCATCCGTCAAGAATTCCAGAACCTGATTACCGACAGTGCGACCGTTTACGCCATCCGCGACCAGAACTTAATTTCGGCTCGTGTCGTCAACATTGACATTAAAAAGGGCAAAGGCCGCGTACTGCAAGACGGGGACTTTATCATTGCAGGCAAGGCACAGGACATCGAAACAGTCCTTGAAACAACCAATGAACTTTTGGGACGTGTAAATACCCTTATCGATGCAGCCAACACACTCGTCGATATGGCGCTTGATACCGGAACCACCATGGGTGCCTTGTTCGGTTCCCGCAATCTGTACGACAACTTAAACCGTCAGTTGTACCGCCTCGACGAAATCACGTTCCTCGGCAAGAACGTCCTGAAAAAGACATCCTATTTGCTGGATACAATGAAAACGGATGTACCGCAACTAGTGAGCCGAGCAAACGAAGTCACGAACAACGTAGGCCTTTTACTTGAAGATTTCAAGCCTCTCCCGAACAAAGTTACAACGCTCCTGAATTCCATGGATTCTACCGTCGGACGTGTAGACCACCTCGTCACAGACTTCGGTACGGTCACAACTGGGCTGCAAGACTTTATGAACACGACGGAATCCACATTGCAGAGTGCAGACGACCTAATGAACGGCATGTCTAAGATGTGGCTCCTGAGAGGCAACGTACCCACGCATGATTCTGTGCCCTTTGTCGTGGAGACGCTATGGTAATGCAAAACGCCTTGAAACTCGCTCTTTGCGTTGCGCTTAGCGGAACCGCAGTATTCGCCTCGGAATCCGGAAAGCTCGCGGCCCGCGCACAAAAATCCTTGAAAGCAGGGAACTTTGCCAAAGGCTATTCGCAGCTGGATCGCGCGCTCATTGCAAGCCGCAAAGAAGCCGACAGGCGCTCTGAAGCACGCATTATGATTGCCATGGGGCAAGTCCGAACCAGAAGCCTTGATTTCAGCATGGCTGATTCGCTCTTGAATTACGTCGAAAACGAAGGCTTGGACCGTTCAACAAGGGCAATGCTCGTCAAAGCGAAAATGGCCTTGAAAAACGACACTGAAAAATATGGCGAAGCGGTGAAACTTTGCGAAGGTTTCGACGAAGACGTTCTAGACAAGCTCGATGACCAATTGCAAGGAGCATTTTATTCGGAATGTGCAATTGCCTATGCTGGCAGCCAGAATGGCGAAAAAGCAGCCCAAGCACTCAAGATGGTCGGCAAGAGCACCGATGATGATACGGGCATTTACTACTGGACTGAAGCTCGTTTAGCAGACATGCAAAAATCGGGAAATGCCGATTCGCTCTACCGCAAAGCCGAAGCAAAATCTGTCGAAGCAAATACACCTTTTGCAACAGCCAACATTCTTTACCACCGCGGAAAGGTTTTAGAGAAAACTAACCCCACCGAAGCAAAAAAAGTCTTTGCCCGTTGCAAGACCGCCTTCGAACTCATGGGACTTGAGAAAAATTCCAAGAGATGCGGGGATTAGATTATTTCTTTTCTAAAGAATCCGCGGCATTTACTTTAGCTGTATCAGCAGCAGCCGTAGTGTCTGCAGGAGCGGGTTCCTCGACTTTTTTCATTGCGAGGAGCTGGTTATAAACAATAACAGGTGGAATTTTCCCTTCGACCATGTTATCGACAAGGGCTTTGACCTTTTGGTAATTTTCGTCCTTGTTGTAATCCACAATTAAGCCCTTGTAACCAAGAAGCCTAAGAATTTTGGCATAGAAGCTTGTGCGGAATTTTTTGAAACGCGGTTGGAACACATCGTTCAAAACTGTTTCGAGAGCCGTCTCGGTCTGCATGGAATCAAGTTCAAAGCTGCGGTAAATCGTGCGGATATGATCAGGAATCGTCGTATCCGGGCTATCGAAATACTTGCGCATCACATTTGCAGCTTCAGTTTTGTTGGGGTATGGTCCACGACCAACGCGCAACGCATAATAAAGGGCAAGGCGCCAATTTTCAGGATAAACGCGAGTTGCCCTGCGCAATACAGAAAAATCAGAAGTGTCGGGAGCGTCAATCGGAGTTACGCCACCGACAAAATAATACGGCGTATAGAACAGCGTATCAAGGCTCGTCGAAAGTTCGGCAACATGGCCGAGATACGCATATTCCCTGCCAGAGAGGTAGCTTTCACCAAGTTCGGTGAGGCCCTTGATCCAAAAGAGCCCCGCTACCGATGCATCATGCCCTGCAGCCACATAGCGAACAGACGAAGCCTTCGGCAAGAAGGATTCGTCAAAGTTCGTGCCCGGTAACGGCTTTGCGTAATGGAACGCAAGCGCAATCACTGCAACGGCAACTATGAAGCTAAGGACATATCGCATATTCATCTCACCACATCATTCTGAGCGAAGTGCGTAGCACGTAGTCGAAGAATCCATCAAGTAAAGCCCTGGATCCTTCCCCTATCGCTACGCTCCAGGGTCAGGATGACGTCTTAGAAGAATCAATATAATTATAGTTGGCAGGCCTCTGCGAGTTTTTCGAGTGCATCGACACAATCGTTCGCATAGTTTGCCGGCGTATCGTTACGCTGCCATGCAAAGTTAAGGCCACTGCTCGAATTGAGCACATGGAACTTACGTTTGCCGCCACCGTTTTGAATAGCCGTAAGCACGGTCTTTGCATCGCCGCCCTGACCGCCCGGCACGCCCGGAATGGACACGCCCGGAATGAGGAACGGAATTTCGTACTTCTTTTCTTGCGACATGTAGCGCGTGATGTTTTCA
Encoded proteins:
- a CDS encoding MlaD family protein, which translates into the protein MAFQKIKQINWMEMSGLLVGVISTVAIMIFSLVLYHYLFNRVIKVKEYRLHSTFEKALGLRPGTRVQISGVEVGQITDMQINDDGMGVLMEFSIRQEFQNLITDSATVYAIRDQNLISARVVNIDIKKGKGRVLQDGDFIIAGKAQDIETVLETTNELLGRVNTLIDAANTLVDMALDTGTTMGALFGSRNLYDNLNRQLYRLDEITFLGKNVLKKTSYLLDTMKTDVPQLVSRANEVTNNVGLLLEDFKPLPNKVTTLLNSMDSTVGRVDHLVTDFGTVTTGLQDFMNTTESTLQSADDLMNGMSKMWLLRGNVPTHDSVPFVVETLW